In Citrobacter sp. RHB25-C09, the following proteins share a genomic window:
- the rlmD gene encoding 23S rRNA (uracil(1939)-C(5))-methyltransferase RlmD, translating to MAQFYSAKRRVTTRQIITVTCNDLDSFGQGVARHNGKALFIQGLLPQETAEVIVTEDKKQYARAQIKRRLNDSPDRVPPRCPHFGVCGGCQQQHASIDLQQRSKSAALSRLMKNEVSEVIADAPWGYRRRARLSLNYQPKTEQLQMGFRKAASSDIVDIRHCPILVPQLEALLPSVRACLNNLQGARHLGHVELVQAGSGILMILRHTVAISAQDREKLERFSHSEGLALFLAPQSEILEAVSGQTPWYESDGLRLNFSPRDFIQVNEGVNHKMVARALEWLDVQAGDRVLDLFCGMGNFTLPLARRAASVVGVEGVPALVEKGRENAQQNELHNVTFFHENLDEDVTRQPWAANGFNKVLLDPARAGAAGVMQHIIKLQPARVVYVSCNPATLARDSEALLRAGYNIQRLAMLDMFPHTGHLESMVLFTCE from the coding sequence ATGGCGCAATTCTACTCTGCAAAACGGCGCGTGACGACGCGCCAGATCATAACCGTTACCTGCAATGACCTCGATTCATTTGGTCAGGGCGTCGCTCGGCATAACGGGAAGGCACTGTTTATTCAGGGATTACTACCGCAAGAGACGGCGGAAGTGATCGTGACAGAAGACAAAAAACAGTATGCCCGTGCGCAAATAAAGCGTCGTTTGAATGATAGTCCGGATCGCGTTCCCCCGCGCTGTCCGCACTTTGGGGTCTGCGGCGGCTGTCAACAGCAGCATGCCAGCATCGACCTTCAACAGCGCAGTAAAAGTGCCGCGCTGTCGCGTTTAATGAAAAATGAGGTGTCCGAGGTTATCGCTGATGCGCCGTGGGGCTACCGGCGTCGTGCGCGCCTGAGTCTTAACTATCAACCCAAAACTGAGCAGTTGCAGATGGGGTTTCGCAAAGCGGCTTCCAGTGACATTGTGGATATCAGGCATTGCCCCATTTTGGTGCCCCAACTTGAAGCATTGCTGCCCTCTGTTAGGGCATGCCTTAATAACTTGCAGGGTGCCCGCCACCTCGGACATGTTGAACTGGTGCAGGCGGGCAGCGGAATACTGATGATTCTGCGCCATACAGTGGCAATAAGTGCGCAAGACCGGGAAAAACTGGAACGCTTTTCGCATTCGGAGGGACTGGCTCTGTTTCTGGCTCCGCAAAGCGAGATACTGGAAGCGGTATCTGGTCAGACGCCCTGGTATGAATCAGACGGACTACGCTTAAACTTCAGCCCGCGCGACTTTATTCAGGTGAATGAAGGTGTAAACCATAAAATGGTCGCGCGCGCGTTGGAATGGTTAGATGTACAGGCCGGTGATCGGGTGTTGGATCTGTTTTGCGGCATGGGAAACTTCACGCTGCCGTTGGCGAGGCGAGCAGCAAGCGTCGTCGGCGTAGAGGGCGTGCCTGCGCTGGTCGAGAAAGGGCGTGAAAACGCGCAGCAAAATGAATTACACAATGTGACATTTTTTCACGAGAATCTTGATGAGGATGTCACCAGACAACCGTGGGCGGCGAATGGCTTTAATAAAGTCCTGCTCGACCCTGCCCGAGCAGGTGCTGCTGGCGTAATGCAACATATTATTAAACTACAGCCTGCTCGCGTTGTTTATGTATCCTGTAACCCTGCTACCCTGGCGAGGGATAGCGAAGCGCTGTTGCGCGCAGGCTACAACATTCAGCGGCTGGCTATGCTCGACATGTTCCCGCACACCGGGCACCTTGAATCGATGGTGTTGTTCACGTGCGAGTAA
- the eno gene encoding phosphopyruvate hydratase, with protein MSKIVKVIGREIIDSRGNPTVEAEVHLEGGFVGMAAAPSGASTGSREALELRDGDKSRFMGKGVLKAVGAVNGPIAQAILGKDAKDQAGIDKIMIDLDGTENKSNFGANAILAVSLANAKAAAAAKGMPLFEHIAELNGTPGKYSMPVPMMNIINGGEHADNNVDIQEFMIQPVGAKTLKEAVRMGSEVFHNLAKVLKAKGMNTAVGDEGGYAPNLGSNAEALAVIAEAVKAAGYELGKDITLAMDCAASEFYKDGKYVLAGEGNKAFTSEEFTHFLEDLTKQYPIVSIEDGLDESDWDGFAYQTKVLGDKIQLVGDDLFVTNTKILKEGIEKGIVNSILIKFNQIGSLTETLAAIKMAKDAGYTAVISHRSGETEDATIADLAVGTAAGQIKTGSMSRSDRVAKYNQLIRIEEALGEKAPYNGRKEIKGQA; from the coding sequence ATGTCCAAAATCGTTAAAGTCATCGGTCGTGAAATCATCGACTCTCGTGGTAACCCGACTGTTGAAGCCGAAGTACACCTGGAAGGTGGTTTCGTCGGTATGGCAGCTGCGCCGTCAGGGGCTTCTACTGGTTCCCGCGAAGCGCTGGAACTGCGCGATGGCGACAAATCCCGTTTCATGGGCAAAGGCGTACTGAAAGCGGTTGGCGCTGTTAACGGTCCTATTGCTCAGGCAATCCTTGGCAAAGACGCCAAAGATCAGGCTGGCATCGACAAGATCATGATCGATCTGGACGGTACTGAAAACAAATCAAACTTCGGTGCGAACGCAATCCTGGCCGTTTCTCTGGCAAACGCCAAAGCAGCAGCGGCTGCTAAAGGTATGCCACTGTTTGAGCACATCGCTGAACTGAACGGTACTCCGGGCAAATACTCCATGCCGGTTCCGATGATGAACATCATCAACGGTGGTGAGCACGCAGACAACAACGTTGATATTCAGGAATTCATGATTCAGCCAGTTGGCGCGAAAACCCTGAAAGAAGCGGTACGTATGGGTTCTGAAGTGTTCCACAACCTGGCTAAAGTTCTGAAAGCTAAAGGTATGAACACTGCTGTTGGTGACGAAGGCGGCTATGCGCCGAACCTGGGTTCCAACGCTGAAGCACTGGCTGTCATCGCTGAAGCGGTTAAAGCAGCGGGCTACGAGCTGGGCAAAGACATCACTCTGGCGATGGACTGTGCAGCTTCTGAATTCTACAAAGACGGTAAATACGTTCTGGCTGGCGAAGGCAACAAAGCATTCACCTCTGAAGAATTCACTCACTTCCTGGAAGACCTGACCAAACAGTACCCGATCGTTTCCATCGAAGACGGTCTGGACGAGTCTGACTGGGATGGTTTCGCATACCAGACCAAAGTACTGGGCGACAAAATCCAGCTGGTTGGTGACGATCTGTTCGTAACCAACACCAAGATCCTGAAAGAAGGTATCGAGAAAGGCATCGTTAACTCCATCCTGATCAAATTCAACCAGATCGGTTCTCTGACCGAAACTCTGGCTGCAATCAAGATGGCGAAAGACGCTGGCTACACTGCCGTTATCTCTCACCGTTCTGGCGAAACTGAAGACGCTACCATCGCTGACCTGGCTGTGGGTACCGCTGCTGGCCAGATCAAAACTGGTTCTATGAGCCGTTCTGACCGTGTTGCTAAATACAACCAGCTGATTCGTATCGAAGAAGCGCTGGGCGAAAAAGCACCGTACAACGGCCGTAAAGAGATCAAAGGCCAGGCGTAA
- the mazG gene encoding nucleoside triphosphate pyrophosphohydrolase, giving the protein MTQIDRLLNIMQRLRDPESGCPWDKEQTFATIAPYTLEETYEVLDAIAREDFDDLRGELGDLLFQVVFYAQMAQEEGRFDFNDICEAISDKLERRHPHVFAESSASNSCEVLARWEQIKTEERAQKAQHSALDDIPRNLPALMRAQKIQKRCSNVGFDWTTLGPVVDKVYEEIDEVMYEARQVVVDQAKLEEEMGDLLFATVNMARHLGTKAEIALQKANEKFERRFREVERIVTARGLEMTGVDLETMEEVWQEVKRQEIDL; this is encoded by the coding sequence ATGACTCAAATTGACCGCCTGCTTAACATTATGCAGCGCCTGCGGGACCCGGAAAGCGGCTGCCCGTGGGACAAAGAACAGACCTTTGCCACTATCGCTCCTTACACCCTTGAAGAAACCTACGAAGTGCTCGATGCGATTGCTCGCGAGGATTTTGACGATCTGCGCGGTGAACTGGGCGATCTGTTGTTCCAGGTGGTGTTTTACGCGCAAATGGCCCAGGAAGAAGGACGTTTCGACTTCAACGACATATGTGAGGCTATCAGCGATAAGCTGGAGCGCCGGCATCCACATGTTTTTGCAGAGAGTAGTGCCAGCAACAGCTGCGAAGTGCTGGCCCGCTGGGAGCAAATCAAAACCGAAGAAAGAGCGCAAAAGGCACAGCATTCTGCTCTGGATGACATCCCACGTAACTTACCTGCGCTGATGCGGGCGCAGAAAATTCAGAAGCGCTGTTCAAACGTTGGTTTTGACTGGACGACGCTGGGACCGGTCGTCGATAAAGTTTACGAAGAGATTGATGAGGTCATGTATGAGGCCCGGCAGGTGGTTGTCGACCAGGCTAAACTGGAGGAGGAAATGGGTGACCTGCTCTTTGCCACGGTGAATATGGCACGTCATCTGGGAACGAAAGCAGAAATCGCCCTGCAAAAAGCGAACGAAAAATTCGAGCGTCGTTTTCGCGAAGTCGAACGGATTGTTACCGCGCGAGGCCTGGAAATGACGGGAGTTGACCTCGAAACCATGGAAGAAGTCTGGCAAGAGGTAAAACGGCAGGAAATTGATCTCTAA
- the pyrG gene encoding CTP synthase (glutamine hydrolyzing), translating to MTTNYIFVTGGVVSSLGKGIAAASLAAILEARGLNVTMMKLDPYINVDPGTMSPTQHGEVFVTEDGAETDLDLGHYERFIRTKMTRRNNFTTGRIYSDVLRKERRGDYLGATVQVIPHITNAIKERVLAGGEGHDVVLVEIGGTVGDIESLPFLEAIRQLAVDIGREHALFMHLTLVPYMAAAGEVKTKPTQHSVKELLSIGIQPDILVCRSDRAIPANERAKIALFCNVPEKAVISMKDVDSIYKIPGLLKSQGLDDYICKRFSLNCPEANLSEWEQVIYEQANPSGEVTIGMVGKYIELPDAYKSVIEALKHGGLKNRVSVNIKLIDSQDVETRGVEILKDLDAILIPGGFGYRGVEGKIATARYARENNIPYLGICLGMQVALIEFARNVAGMENANSTEFVPDCKYPVVALITEWRDEDGNVEVRTEKSDLGGTMRLGAQACQLSDDSLVRKLYGQPVITERHRHRYEVNNMLLKQIEAAGLRVAGRSGDDQLVEIIEVPNHPWFVACQFHPEFTSTPRDGHPLFAGFVKAASEYQKRQAK from the coding sequence ATGACAACGAACTATATTTTTGTGACCGGCGGGGTCGTATCCTCTCTGGGAAAAGGCATTGCCGCAGCCTCCCTCGCAGCCATTCTTGAAGCCCGTGGCCTCAATGTGACCATGATGAAACTGGATCCGTACATTAACGTCGATCCTGGCACCATGAGCCCAACCCAACACGGGGAAGTGTTCGTTACTGAAGACGGCGCTGAAACCGATCTGGATCTTGGCCACTACGAGCGTTTCATTCGCACCAAAATGACGCGCCGCAACAACTTCACTACGGGTCGTATCTACTCTGACGTTCTGCGTAAAGAACGCCGTGGCGACTACCTGGGCGCAACCGTTCAGGTTATTCCGCATATCACTAACGCCATTAAAGAACGTGTCCTTGCCGGTGGCGAAGGTCATGACGTTGTGCTGGTTGAAATCGGCGGTACGGTCGGGGATATCGAATCTCTGCCGTTCCTTGAAGCGATTCGGCAACTGGCGGTAGATATTGGTCGGGAACACGCGCTGTTCATGCACCTGACGCTGGTGCCGTACATGGCCGCAGCGGGTGAAGTGAAAACCAAACCGACTCAGCACTCCGTTAAAGAGCTGCTCTCTATTGGTATCCAGCCTGACATCCTGGTTTGCCGTTCCGATCGCGCGATCCCTGCGAACGAACGTGCAAAAATTGCATTATTCTGTAACGTGCCTGAAAAAGCCGTTATTTCAATGAAAGATGTCGATTCTATTTATAAAATCCCGGGCCTGTTGAAATCACAGGGGCTGGACGATTATATTTGTAAACGATTCAGCTTGAACTGTCCGGAAGCTAACCTGTCAGAATGGGAACAGGTGATTTACGAGCAAGCCAATCCGTCAGGAGAAGTGACTATCGGTATGGTCGGCAAGTACATTGAACTGCCGGATGCCTATAAGTCAGTTATCGAAGCGCTGAAGCACGGTGGTCTGAAGAATCGCGTCTCCGTTAACATCAAGCTGATTGATTCGCAGGATGTTGAAACGCGCGGCGTTGAAATTCTGAAAGATCTGGATGCTATCCTCATCCCTGGCGGCTTCGGCTACCGTGGTGTTGAAGGCAAGATCGCCACTGCACGCTATGCGCGTGAGAATAATATTCCATACCTCGGCATCTGCCTGGGTATGCAGGTTGCGCTGATTGAATTTGCGCGCAACGTAGCGGGAATGGAAAACGCGAACTCTACGGAATTTGTGCCAGACTGTAAGTACCCTGTAGTGGCGCTTATCACTGAATGGCGCGATGAAGACGGTAACGTCGAAGTCCGTACAGAGAAGAGCGATCTGGGTGGCACTATGCGTCTTGGCGCACAGGCCTGCCAGCTGTCCGACGATAGCCTGGTTCGCAAGCTGTACGGCCAGCCGGTTATCACCGAGCGCCATCGTCACCGCTATGAAGTCAACAACATGTTGTTGAAACAAATTGAAGCTGCGGGTCTGCGCGTAGCGGGCCGTTCCGGGGACGATCAGTTAGTTGAGATCATTGAGGTGCCGAATCATCCGTGGTTCGTGGCCTGCCAATTCCACCCGGAATTTACTTCAACGCCGCGTGATGGGCATCCGCTGTTTGCCGGCTTTGTTAAAGCCGCCAGCGAATATCAGAAGCGTCAGGCGAAGTAA
- the relA gene encoding GTP diphosphokinase, whose translation MVAVRSAHLNKAGEFDPKKWIASLGISSQQSCERLAETWAYCLQQTQGHPDAELLLWRGVEMAEILSTLSMDIDTLRAALLFPLADANVVSEDILRENVGNSIVSLIHGVRDMAAIRQLKATHTDAVSSEQVDNVRRMLLAMVDDFRCVVIKLAERIAHLREVKDAPEDERVLAAKECTNIYAPLANRLGIGQLKWELEDYCFRYLHPAEYKRIAKLLHERRIDREHYIDEFVGHLRAEMKTEGVKAEVYGRPKHIYSIWRKMQKKHLAFDELFDVRAVRIVAERLQDCYAALGIVHTHYRHLPDEFDDYVANPKPNGYQSIHTVVLGPGGKTVEIQIRTRQMHEDAELGVAAHWKYKEGAAAGGARSGHEDRIAWLRKLIAWQEEMADSGEMLDEVRSQVFDDRVYVFTPKGDVVDLPAGSTPLDFAYHIHSDVGHRCIGAKIGGRIVPFTYQLQMGDQIEIITQKQPNPSRDWLNPNLGYVTTSRGRSKIHAWFRKQDRDKNILAGRQILDDELSHLGISLKEAEKQLLPRYNFNEMEELLAAIGGGDIRLNQMVNFLQSQFNKPSAAEQDAAALKQLQQKTYAPQNRRKDDGRVVVEGVGNLMHHIARCCQPIPGDEIVGFITQGRGISVHRADCEQLVELRAHAPERIVDAVWGESYSAGYSLVVRVQANDRSGLLRDITTILANEKVNVLGVASRSDTKQQLATIDMTIEIYNLQVLGRVLSKLNQVPDVIDARRLHGS comes from the coding sequence ATGGTTGCGGTAAGAAGTGCACATCTAAATAAAGCTGGTGAATTTGATCCGAAGAAATGGATCGCAAGTCTTGGGATCTCCAGCCAACAGTCGTGTGAGCGCTTAGCCGAAACCTGGGCGTATTGCCTGCAACAGACCCAGGGGCATCCGGATGCGGAACTGCTGCTGTGGCGTGGCGTAGAGATGGCGGAAATTCTCTCTACGCTGAGTATGGATATTGATACGCTGCGGGCGGCGCTGCTGTTCCCTCTGGCGGATGCCAACGTCGTTAGTGAAGATATCCTGCGTGAGAACGTGGGCAACTCAATCGTTAGCCTGATTCACGGTGTGCGTGATATGGCGGCGATTCGTCAACTGAAAGCCACGCACACCGACGCCGTCTCTTCGGAGCAGGTCGATAACGTTCGCCGCATGTTGCTGGCAATGGTCGATGATTTCCGCTGCGTGGTGATCAAGCTCGCGGAACGAATTGCCCATCTGCGTGAAGTAAAAGATGCGCCGGAAGACGAACGCGTACTGGCGGCCAAAGAGTGCACCAATATCTACGCGCCACTGGCCAACCGACTGGGCATTGGGCAACTGAAATGGGAGCTGGAAGATTACTGCTTCCGCTATCTGCACCCCGCGGAATATAAGCGCATCGCCAAACTGCTGCATGAACGGCGCATCGATCGTGAACATTACATTGATGAATTTGTCGGCCATCTGCGTGCTGAAATGAAAACCGAAGGCGTGAAGGCCGAAGTGTATGGTCGTCCAAAACACATCTACAGCATCTGGCGCAAAATGCAGAAAAAGCATCTGGCTTTTGATGAGCTGTTTGATGTGCGCGCCGTGCGTATCGTGGCTGAGCGCTTGCAGGACTGCTATGCCGCGCTGGGGATTGTGCATACGCACTATCGCCATCTGCCGGATGAGTTTGATGATTATGTCGCTAACCCAAAACCGAACGGCTATCAGTCGATCCATACCGTGGTTTTAGGGCCGGGCGGTAAAACTGTGGAAATCCAGATCCGTACCCGTCAGATGCACGAGGACGCCGAGCTGGGCGTGGCTGCGCACTGGAAATATAAAGAGGGCGCGGCGGCGGGTGGGGCACGTTCAGGTCACGAGGATCGCATTGCCTGGCTGCGTAAATTGATCGCGTGGCAGGAAGAAATGGCGGACTCGGGCGAAATGCTTGACGAAGTGCGCAGTCAGGTCTTCGATGACCGAGTCTACGTCTTTACCCCGAAAGGGGATGTAGTAGACCTGCCGGCAGGCTCGACGCCGCTCGACTTCGCCTATCACATCCACAGTGATGTGGGGCATCGCTGCATCGGGGCGAAAATCGGCGGTCGCATTGTGCCTTTCACCTATCAATTACAGATGGGCGATCAGATCGAAATTATCACCCAGAAGCAGCCGAACCCCAGTCGTGACTGGCTGAACCCGAACCTGGGCTATGTCACGACCAGTCGTGGTCGCTCGAAAATTCACGCCTGGTTCCGTAAGCAGGACAGGGATAAAAACATCCTTGCCGGACGGCAAATCCTGGACGACGAACTGTCGCATTTAGGTATCAGCCTGAAGGAAGCGGAAAAACAGCTACTGCCGCGTTATAACTTTAACGAGATGGAAGAACTGCTCGCGGCGATTGGCGGCGGCGATATCCGTTTGAATCAGATGGTGAATTTCCTGCAATCGCAGTTCAATAAACCGAGCGCGGCGGAACAAGACGCAGCGGCGTTGAAACAGCTTCAGCAGAAAACGTATGCGCCGCAGAACCGGCGTAAAGATGACGGACGCGTGGTGGTCGAAGGGGTCGGCAACCTGATGCACCACATTGCCCGCTGCTGCCAGCCGATTCCCGGTGATGAAATTGTTGGCTTTATCACTCAGGGGCGAGGGATCTCCGTTCACCGGGCGGACTGCGAACAGTTAGTGGAACTGCGTGCGCATGCGCCGGAACGTATTGTGGATGCGGTATGGGGGGAAAGCTATTCCGCAGGCTACTCGCTGGTGGTACGCGTGCAGGCCAACGATCGCAGCGGTTTACTGCGTGATATCACCACCATCCTGGCAAACGAGAAGGTCAACGTGCTTGGCGTTGCCAGTCGCAGCGACACCAAACAGCAACTGGCGACCATCGATATGACTATCGAAATCTACAATCTACAGGTGCTGGGACGCGTGCTCAGCAAGTTGAATCAGGTGCCGGATGTGATTGACGCCCGTCGTCTGCACGGCAGTTAA
- the barA gene encoding two-component sensor histidine kinase BarA: MTNYSLRARMMILILAPTVLIGLLLSLFFVVHRYHDLQRQLEDAGASIIEPLAVSTEYGMTLQNRESIGPLISVLHRRHSDIVRGISVYDANNHLFVTSNYELKPSIMQLPAGSPLPRRLSVTRNGDTLILRTPIVSEAYSPDESSKSEAKNSQNMLGYVALELDLKSVRLQQYKEIFISTVMMLFCIGIALIFGWRLMRDVTGPIRNMVNTVDRIRRGQLDSRVEGFMLGELDILKNGINSMAMSLAAYHEEMQHNIDQATSDLRETLEQMEIQNVELDLAKKRAQEAARIKSEFLANMSHELRTPLNGVIGFTRLTLKTELNNTQRDHLNTIERSANNLLAIINDVLDFSKLEAGKLILESIPFALRNTLDEVVTLLAHSSHDKGLELTLNIKNDVPDNVIGDPLRLQQVITNLVGNAIKFTENGNIDILVEKRSISNTKVQIEVQIRDTGIGIPERDQSRLFQAFRQADASISRRHGGTGLGLVITQKLVNEMGGDISFHSQPNRGSTFWFHINLDLNPNVIIDGPATDGLAGKRIAYIEPNAAAAQCTLDILSETPLDTVYSPTFSALVPGHYDFMLLGVAVTFREPLTMQHERLIQATKMTDNLMLALPCHAQVNAEKLKQDGVASCLLKPLTSTRLLPALVELSRQSVADASLPIDESKIAMTVMAVDDNPANLKLIGALLKDMVQHVELCDSGHQAVDRARQMQFDLILMDIQMPGMDGIRACELIHQLPHQQQTPVIAVTAHAMAGQKEKLLSAGMNDYLAKPIEEEKLHNLLLRYKPGTGLSTRIATAETVEPAVNPNATLDWQLALRQAAGKPDLARDMLQMLIDFLPEVRNRIEEQLVGENSEGLVDLIHKLHGSCGYSGVPRMKNLCQLLEGQLRNGTKEADLEPELLELLDEMDNVAREAIRILG, from the coding sequence ATGACCAACTACAGCCTGCGCGCTCGCATGATGATTCTGATCCTGGCACCGACCGTTCTCATCGGTCTGCTGTTGAGTCTCTTCTTTGTCGTGCACCGGTATCACGACCTGCAGCGTCAACTGGAGGATGCCGGCGCCAGTATTATTGAGCCTCTCGCGGTTTCCACCGAGTATGGTATGACGCTGCAAAATCGCGAATCCATTGGCCCGCTCATCAGCGTTCTGCATCGACGGCACTCGGATATCGTGCGAGGGATTTCGGTTTACGATGCAAACAACCACCTGTTTGTGACGTCCAATTACGAACTTAAACCGTCCATAATGCAGCTTCCCGCAGGTTCGCCTTTGCCGCGTCGGCTAAGTGTGACACGCAATGGAGACACGTTAATTCTGCGAACGCCGATCGTCTCGGAGGCGTATTCACCGGATGAGTCTTCCAAATCCGAAGCCAAAAACTCACAAAACATGTTGGGTTATGTGGCGCTGGAACTTGATCTCAAGTCGGTCCGTTTGCAGCAGTATAAAGAAATCTTCATTTCTACGGTGATGATGTTGTTTTGTATCGGCATAGCGCTCATTTTTGGCTGGCGTTTAATGCGCGACGTGACCGGGCCGATCCGCAACATGGTGAATACGGTGGACCGCATTCGACGAGGACAGCTCGACAGTCGCGTGGAAGGTTTTATGCTGGGTGAGCTCGATATACTGAAAAATGGCATTAATTCCATGGCAATGTCGCTCGCCGCCTACCACGAAGAGATGCAGCACAACATTGACCAGGCCACTTCTGACCTGCGAGAAACGCTTGAGCAGATGGAGATCCAGAACGTTGAGCTGGATCTTGCTAAAAAACGCGCTCAGGAAGCGGCGCGGATTAAGTCGGAATTTTTGGCCAACATGTCACATGAGCTGCGAACGCCGCTCAATGGCGTGATTGGTTTTACGCGCCTGACGCTTAAAACCGAGCTCAACAACACCCAGCGCGATCACCTGAATACCATTGAGCGTTCAGCGAATAATCTGCTGGCCATCATCAATGACGTGCTTGATTTCTCGAAACTGGAAGCAGGAAAACTGATCCTCGAAAGTATTCCTTTCGCGCTGCGTAATACGCTGGATGAGGTGGTCACGCTGCTGGCGCACTCCTCTCATGATAAAGGCCTTGAGCTGACGCTGAACATCAAAAATGATGTGCCGGATAATGTGATTGGCGACCCGCTGCGCTTACAGCAGGTAATTACCAATCTGGTGGGTAACGCGATTAAATTCACCGAAAACGGCAATATCGATATTCTGGTGGAGAAGCGTTCGATCAGTAACACCAAAGTGCAGATCGAAGTCCAAATTCGCGATACCGGCATCGGCATCCCCGAACGCGATCAGTCGCGCCTTTTCCAGGCTTTCCGTCAGGCAGATGCCAGTATCTCTCGCCGCCACGGCGGCACGGGTCTGGGGCTGGTGATTACCCAGAAACTGGTGAATGAAATGGGCGGCGATATCTCGTTTCATAGCCAGCCGAACCGGGGTTCGACCTTCTGGTTCCATATTAATCTCGATCTGAATCCCAATGTGATCATCGATGGTCCTGCCACAGACGGGCTGGCTGGTAAGCGAATTGCGTATATTGAACCCAATGCCGCCGCCGCCCAATGTACGCTGGACATTCTCAGCGAGACGCCGCTAGATACCGTCTACAGCCCGACATTTTCAGCGCTGGTGCCTGGGCATTATGATTTTATGCTGTTGGGGGTGGCTGTGACCTTCAGGGAGCCGCTCACGATGCAGCATGAGCGACTCATACAGGCGACGAAGATGACGGATAATCTGATGCTGGCGTTACCCTGCCATGCTCAGGTTAACGCCGAGAAACTCAAGCAGGACGGCGTGGCAAGCTGTCTGTTAAAACCACTGACCTCTACGCGTCTGCTCCCGGCACTGGTTGAACTGAGCCGTCAAAGCGTAGCCGACGCCTCGTTGCCCATTGATGAAAGTAAGATCGCCATGACGGTCATGGCGGTTGATGATAATCCAGCAAACCTGAAGCTGATTGGCGCGTTGCTCAAAGATATGGTTCAACATGTTGAACTGTGTGACAGCGGGCATCAGGCGGTCGATCGCGCCAGACAAATGCAATTTGACCTGATCCTGATGGATATCCAGATGCCAGGGATGGACGGGATACGCGCATGTGAGTTGATCCATCAGCTTCCTCATCAGCAGCAGACTCCGGTGATCGCCGTGACTGCTCACGCCATGGCTGGGCAAAAAGAGAAGTTATTGAGCGCGGGAATGAATGATTACCTTGCCAAGCCTATCGAAGAGGAGAAGCTGCATAACCTGTTGTTGCGCTATAAGCCTGGAACCGGGCTTTCCACGCGTATCGCCACGGCAGAAACGGTTGAACCCGCTGTCAACCCCAACGCCACACTCGACTGGCAACTGGCGCTGCGTCAGGCTGCTGGCAAGCCCGATCTGGCAAGAGACATGCTGCAAATGCTGATCGATTTTTTGCCAGAGGTTCGCAACCGAATTGAAGAGCAACTGGTGGGGGAAAACAGTGAAGGTCTGGTGGATCTGATCCATAAACTTCACGGCAGTTGTGGATACAGCGGCGTACCGCGCATGAAGAATCTGTGTCAGCTGTTAGAAGGCCAGTTACGCAACGGGACGAAAGAAGCGGATCTGGAACCAGAGTTGCTGGAGCTGCTTGATGAAATGGATAACGTGGCGCGCGAAGCGATACGGATATTAGGGTAG